In one Dama dama isolate Ldn47 chromosome 5, ASM3311817v1, whole genome shotgun sequence genomic region, the following are encoded:
- the LOC133057452 gene encoding keratin, type I cytoskeletal 28, translated as MCIKAQRSHQHTIFCSPLKLQLSTDKETISHTAMSLRFSSGSRRICLRSGTGSVRPSSGGTGFAGSNACGNSDAGRGFSYALGGGLGSLPGGDHAGGILGSGTCAGFAGSEGGLFSGNEKVTMQNLNDRLASYLDNVRALEEANAELERKIKSWYEKHGPGSCHGLDHDYSRYHLAIEDLKNKIISSTTANANVILQIDNARLAADDFRLKYENELALHQNTEADINGLRRVLDELTLCRTDQELQYESLSEEMTYLKKNHEEEMKSLQCAAGGNVNVEMNAAPGVDLTLLLNNMRAEYEDLAEQNRRDAEAWFNEKSASLQQQISDDAGAASSARGELTEMKRTAQTLDIELQSLQATKHSLECSLMETEGNYCAQLAQIQAQIGALEEQLHQVRTETEGQKLEYEQLLDIKVHLEKEIETYCRLIDGDRNSCSKSKGFGSRSPGNSSKDLSRTTLVKTVVEEIDQRGKVLSSRVQSIEEKTSKMTNGKTEQRVPF; from the exons ATGTGTATAAAAGCCCAAAGAAGCCATCAGCACACAATATTCTGTTCTCCTCTGAAGTTACAACTATCCACAGACAAGGAGACCATTTCTCATACTGCCATGTCTCTCCGATTTTCTAGCGGGTCCAGGCGTATTTGCCTACGGTCTGGAACTGGATCTGTCAGGCCATCCAGTGGAGGCACAGGCTTTGCAGGTAGCAATGCTTGTGGCAACTCTGATGCTGGACGTGGATTTTCCTATGCTTTGGGAGGTGGCTTGGGCAGTCTTCCTGGTGGGGACCACGCTGGTGGTATCCTGGGAAGTGGTACCTGTGCTGGCTTTGCTGGAAGTGAAGGGGGACTCTTCTCTGGGAATGAGAAGGTGACCATGCAGAATCTTAATGACCGCTTGGCATCCTACCTGGATAACGTGCGAGCTCTGGAGGAGGCAAATGCTGAActagagagaaaaatcaagagttGGTATGAAAAACATGGTCCTGGATCTTGCCATGGACTTGATCATGACTACAGCAGATATCACTTAGCAATCGAAGATCTTAAGAATAAG ATCATCTCTTCCACTACGGCAAATGCTAATGTCATTCTGCAGATTGATAATGCCAGACTGGCTGCTGATGATTTCCGGCTAAA GTATGAAAATGAGCTCGCCCTTCACCAAAACACAGAGGCTGACATCAACGGGTTACGGCGAGTCCTGGATGAACTGACTCTCTGCAGGACTGACCAGGAACTGCAGTATGAATCCCTGAGTGAAGAGATGACCTATCTCAAGAAGAACCATGAAGAG GAGATGAAGTCTCTGCAGTGCGCCGCGGGAGGCAACGTGAACGTGGAGATGAACGCAGCCCCCGGCGTGGACCTCACGCTTCTGCTGAACAACATGCGGGCCGAGTACGAAGACCTGGCCGAGCAGAACCGCAGAGACGCCGAGGCCTGGTTCAACGAAAAG AGCGCCAGCCTGCAGCAGCAGATCTCTGACGACGCGGGCGCGGCCTCCTCCGCCCGGGGCGAGCTCACGGAAATGAAGCGCACGGCGCAGACCCTGGACATAGAGCTGCAGTCCCTCCAGGCAACG AAACACTCCCTGGAATGCTCCTTGATGGAGACGGAGGGCAACTACTGTGCTCAGCTGGCCCAGATCCAGGCTCAGATCGGGGCCCTGGAGGAGCAGCTGCACCAGGTCAGGACCGAGACCGAGGGCCAGAAACTGGAGTATGAACAGCTCCTGGACATCAAGGTCcacctggaaaaagaaatagagaccTACTGCCGCCTGAtagatggagacagaaa CTCATGCTCTAAATCAAAAGGCTTTGGATCAAGAAGCCCAGGAAATTCATCTAAAG ATTTATCCAGAACCACACTGGTAAAGACGGTGGTTGAAGAGATAGATCAACGTGGTAAAGTTCTTTCATCGAGGGTTCAGTCCATTGAAGAAAAGACATCTAAAATGACCAATGGCAAGACAGAACAAAGAGTTCCTTTCTAA
- the KRT10 gene encoding keratin, type I cytoskeletal 10 produces the protein MSIRYSSSKQYSSSRSGCGGGGGSSLRISSSKGSLGGGFSSGGFSGGSFSRGSSAGGCFGGSSSVYGGGLGGGFGGGYGSNFGGSYGGGSFGGSYGGGGFGGGSFGGGSFGGGLGGGFGGDGGLISGNEKITMQNLNDRLASYLDKVRALEESNYELEVKIKEWYEKYGNSSQREPRDYSKYYQIIDDLKNQILTLTTDNANILIQVDNARLAADDFRLKYENEVTLRQSVEADINGLRRVLDELTLTKTDLEMQIESLTEELAYLKKNHEEEMRDLQNVSTGDVNVEMNAAPGVDLTELLNNMRSQYEQLAEKNRRDAEAWFNEKSKELTTEINSNLEQVSSHKSEITELRRTIQGLEIELQSQLALKQSLEASLAETEGRYCVQLSQIQSQISSLEEQLQQIRAETECQNAEYQQLLDIKIRLENEIQTYRSLLEGEGSSGGGSYGGGRGGGSSGGYGGSSGGGGGYSGGSSSGGGHGGSSGGHGGSSGGGYGGGSSSGGGHGGSSGGGYGGGSSSGGHKSTSSGSVGESSSKGPRSAETSWDTNKTRVIKTIIEELAPDGSVLSSMVESETKKHYY, from the exons ATGTCTATTCGATACAGCTCAAGCAAGCAATACTCTTCCTCCCGCAGTGGatgcggaggaggaggaggatcatCCCTCAGAATTTCGAGCAGCAAAGGCTCTCTTGGTGGAGGATTCAGCTCAGGGGGGTTCAGTGGTGGCTCTTTTAGCCGTGGGAGCTCTGCTGGAGGCTGCTTTGGGGGCTCATCAAGTGTCTATGGAGGAGGATTAGGAGGTGGCTTTGGTGGGGGCTATGGAAGTAACTTTGGTGGGAGCTATGGAGGAGGCAGCTTTGGAGGGAGCTATGGAGGAGGTGGCTTCGGAGGCGGCAGCTTCGGAGGGGGCAGCTTCGGAGGTGGTTTGGGTGGTGGATTTGGAGGAGATGGTGGCCTTATCtctggaaatgaaaaaataaccaTGCAGAATCTGAATGATCGCCTGGCTTCCTACTTGGACAAAGTTCGGGCTCTGGAAGAATCAAACTATGAGCTAGAAGTCAAAATCAAGGAGTGGTATGAAAAGTATGGCAATTCAAGCCAGCGAGAGCCTCGTGATTACAGCAAATACTACCAAATCATCGATGATCTTAAAAATCAG ATTCTCACCCTGACAACAGACAATGCCAATATCCTGATTCAGGTTGATAATGCCAGGCTGGCAGCTGATGACTTCAGGCTGAA GTATGAAAATGAGGTAACCCTGCGCCAGAGCGTGGAGGCCGACATCAATGGCCTGCGCAGGGTGCTGGATGAGCTGACCTTGACCAAGACCGACCTGGAGATGCAGATCGAGAGCCTGACCGAGGAGCTGGCCTACCTGAAGAAGAACCATGAAGAG GAAATGagagaccttcaaaatgtatccacTGGTGATGTGAATGTGGAAATGAATGCTGCCCCAGGTGTTGATCTCACTGAACTTCTGAATAACATGAGAAGCCAATATGAACAACTTGCCGAGAAAAATCGCAGAGACGCTGAAGCCTGGTTCAACGAAAAG AGCAAGGAACTTACTACGGAAATCAACAGTAACCTTGAACAAGTATCGAGCCATAAATCCGAGATTACTGAGTTGAGACGCACTATTCAAGGCCTGGAGATTGAGCTACAGTCCCAACTAGCCCTG AAACAATCCCTGGAAGCCTCCTTGGCAGAGACAGAAGGTCGCTATTGTGTGCAGCTCTCTCAGATTCAGTCCCAGATCTCCTCTCTGGAAGAACAACTGCAACAGATTCGAGCTGAGACCGAGTGCCAGAATGCCGAGTACCAACAACTCCTGGATATTAAGATCCGACTGGAGAATGAAATTCAAACCTACCGCAGCCTGCTAGAAGGAGAGGGAAG TTCCGGCGGCGGCTCCTACGGCGGCGGGCGCGGCGGCGGAAGTTCCGGCGGCTATGGCGGAAGttccggcggcggcggcggctacAGCGGCGGAAGTTCCAGCGGCGGCGGCCACGGAGGTAGTTCCGGCGGCCACGGAGGTAGTTCCGGCGGCGGCTACGGCGGCGGAAGCTCCAGCGGCGGTGGTCACGGAGGTAGTTCCGGCGGCGGCTACGGCGGCGGAAGCTCCAGCGGAGGCCACAAGTCCACCTCTTCAGGGTCCGTTGGAGAGTCCTCATCTAAGGGACCAAGGTCAGCAGAAACTAGCTGGG ATACTAACAAAACCAGAGTGATCAAGACAATTATTGAGGAGTTGGCACCTGATGGTAGCGTCCTTTCATCTATGGTTGAATCAGAAACCAAGAAACACTACTATTAA